A genome region from Bacillota bacterium includes the following:
- a CDS encoding primase C-terminal domain-containing protein: MINPVAAHRIVVSAMEALRFLLHGSLTEAPKCRGEQGVINSNDLAWVFVAGKEFQPVAVRTYATLEKKLPGVIYFTPNTFFHRRRKDKASLRWLNCFFVDIDDPELCLLDALERIRCAGLPEPSILNRTPGGWHLYWKIERVRATAKALKLYEALQRKIVAAIGADPMAASAEHFMRIPFSIQYFTSKAYQIQDLVDWADVNCPEWRTEKCPGAVVASEKIVEHLAIQKLLGGVEEGRRGSTAFTLALAMRCAGYTQEQALDELTRWNFLNQPPLSYSQVKSAVKSAFSGRYRGPSARMISELSGVEFHHRVRRSGGSENGGCGGRKRGTTKEAREKFLLWLKAQGRGKKTVVTDMSQKEIAQLLGVAPRTLSLAIGELKAAGVLMVKLKNFGRGKHQTTYILNLPENGEKDGGEQHNRNRVVDISLYRLYREQRRERRTRGPRGP, translated from the coding sequence ATGATCAACCCAGTTGCAGCGCATCGAATAGTTGTAAGCGCAATGGAAGCTCTGAGATTCTTGCTGCATGGCAGCCTGACTGAGGCCCCGAAGTGCCGCGGGGAACAGGGGGTGATCAATTCGAACGATTTGGCCTGGGTTTTTGTAGCCGGAAAAGAGTTTCAACCGGTTGCTGTGAGAACGTATGCAACGCTTGAGAAGAAGCTGCCCGGGGTAATATATTTTACCCCAAACACGTTTTTCCATCGGAGACGGAAAGACAAGGCCAGCCTGCGCTGGCTTAACTGTTTCTTTGTGGACATTGACGACCCCGAGCTATGCTTGCTGGATGCGCTGGAAAGGATCCGCTGTGCAGGGCTGCCGGAGCCGTCGATCTTGAACCGTACCCCGGGCGGATGGCATCTGTACTGGAAAATCGAGCGGGTTAGAGCAACAGCAAAGGCACTAAAGCTGTACGAAGCGCTCCAGAGAAAAATAGTTGCCGCGATCGGAGCGGACCCGATGGCGGCATCAGCGGAGCACTTTATGCGGATACCTTTCTCTATTCAATATTTTACCAGCAAGGCATATCAAATTCAAGACTTGGTGGACTGGGCGGATGTAAACTGCCCGGAATGGCGAACTGAAAAGTGCCCGGGCGCGGTGGTGGCCAGTGAGAAGATCGTGGAGCATCTGGCGATACAGAAGCTCCTCGGCGGGGTGGAAGAGGGGCGGCGGGGCAGCACGGCGTTTACGCTCGCGCTGGCTATGCGTTGCGCTGGGTACACTCAGGAACAGGCACTGGATGAACTCACTAGGTGGAACTTTTTAAATCAACCTCCTCTTTCCTATAGCCAGGTCAAATCTGCTGTAAAAAGTGCATTTTCGGGTCGCTACCGGGGGCCGAGTGCAAGGATGATTTCCGAACTGTCCGGCGTGGAGTTTCACCACCGTGTCCGGCGATCCGGGGGATCCGAGAACGGCGGATGTGGTGGACGCAAACGCGGGACAACAAAAGAAGCGCGAGAAAAGTTTCTGCTTTGGCTTAAAGCACAGGGGCGGGGTAAAAAAACTGTTGTAACAGATATGAGCCAAAAAGAGATCGCTCAACTGTTAGGGGTTGCTCCTCGAACTTTGTCTTTGGCGATCGGCGAGTTGAAGGCAGCGGGGGTGCTCATGGTCAAACTGAAAAACTTTGGCCGGGGTAAACACCAAACAACGTACATTCTAAATTTACCTGAGAACGGTGAAAAAGACGGCGGTGAACAACACAACAGGAACAGAGTGGTGGATATCTCCCTGTACCGGCTGTACCGGGAGCAAAGAAGGGAACGACGGACGCGCGGACCGCGCGGACCATGA
- a CDS encoding type II toxin-antitoxin system HicB family antitoxin, with the protein MLRRFKVVLEKNESNGYTVTVPALPGCVTQGKNKDEALKRIQEAIQGFLEALEIEGLPIPDSDIDIAEVEVAYGA; encoded by the coding sequence ATGCTGCGAAGGTTTAAAGTGGTTCTAGAAAAAAATGAAAGCAACGGCTACACTGTAACCGTTCCCGCACTACCTGGCTGTGTTACTCAAGGAAAAAATAAAGATGAAGCGTTAAAAAGAATTCAAGAAGCTATTCAGGGGTTTCTAGAAGCATTGGAAATTGAAGGATTGCCTATACCAGACAGCGATATAGATATCGCTGAAGTAGAGGTAGCTTACGGGGCATGA
- a CDS encoding type II toxin-antitoxin system HicA family toxin, protein MTRLPRVSGKDTVKALKRAGYKLIHVRGSHHYLRQPGGRLVCVPVHGNEILDLKTLRTILKQADLTIEEFVALL, encoded by the coding sequence ATGACCAGGCTGCCGCGGGTCTCAGGAAAAGATACGGTTAAAGCTCTTAAACGAGCAGGCTATAAATTAATTCACGTACGGGGCAGCCACCACTACCTACGACAGCCTGGCGGCAGGCTTGTTTGCGTTCCCGTTCACGGAAACGAAATTCTCGACTTAAAGACACTTAGGACTATTCTCAAGCAGGCAGACCTCACAATCGAAGAGTTCGTTGCTCTGCTATAA